A single Geobacillus genomosp. 3 DNA region contains:
- a CDS encoding tyrosine-type recombinase/integrase: MLHEYETYLQEKGFSPNTVISYLNDVNQFLKDLHLRPGDYVTSADIRKWIQQMLNPSEGKPLAISTINRRLNSLRSFYAWAVEHHKLEQNPMKDIQDLKSADEENEKIMWLTEEEFEDLLHRMRKKPVQSRGVDPEEKYRRDRAVVYLLTYAGLRVEELSNLKLTDLDLEMKRIRIVGKGMKVRTVPISNILLAELEDWLKFRAEMAKKKPHVAASPYVFYSQRSPKFSVRGIQRMIESYSLPNKKLTPHMFRHTFCKWMLKATNNDIEKVRRLAGHSNIATTSRYLKDSYSDLADAVEALPKF; encoded by the coding sequence ATGCTGCACGAATATGAAACGTATTTGCAAGAGAAGGGATTTTCTCCTAACACCGTGATCTCCTATCTCAATGACGTGAATCAGTTTTTGAAAGACTTGCATCTTCGTCCAGGCGATTACGTCACATCGGCTGACATACGTAAATGGATTCAGCAAATGTTGAACCCGTCCGAGGGAAAACCGTTGGCCATCTCTACGATCAACCGCCGGCTCAATTCGCTGCGAAGCTTTTATGCGTGGGCGGTCGAACATCATAAGCTCGAACAGAACCCAATGAAAGATATCCAGGATTTAAAATCGGCCGATGAAGAGAACGAAAAGATTATGTGGCTTACGGAAGAAGAATTTGAGGACTTATTGCATCGGATGCGGAAAAAACCGGTGCAAAGCCGGGGAGTCGATCCTGAAGAAAAATATCGCCGTGATCGGGCTGTTGTATATCTGCTTACCTATGCAGGATTGCGGGTCGAAGAGCTATCGAATCTCAAATTAACGGACTTAGATTTAGAGATGAAACGAATCCGAATCGTGGGAAAAGGGATGAAGGTAAGAACAGTGCCGATCTCGAATATCTTGTTGGCAGAACTTGAGGATTGGTTGAAGTTTCGCGCGGAAATGGCAAAAAAGAAACCGCATGTGGCCGCATCGCCATACGTCTTTTACAGCCAGCGCTCACCGAAGTTTTCGGTCCGAGGCATTCAGCGAATGATTGAAAGCTACAGCCTGCCAAACAAAAAGCTAACCCCTCATATGTTCCGGCATACGTTTTGTAAATGGATGTTAAAAGCGACGAACAACGATATTGAGAAAGTGCGGAGACTTGCGGGTCACAGTAATATCGCCACGACGTCCCGATACTTAAAAGACAGCTATAGTGATTTGGCGGATGCTGTGGAGGCGTTGCCGAAGTTTTAA
- a CDS encoding type I restriction-modification system subunit M, with protein MENTKQKLTLQQLESHLWESANILRGSIDSSDYKNYIFGLLFLKRLNDVFVETAERIEREEGEDYGWYDRDEHQFFVPERARWSYITSLTQDIGAAINKAFEELEEENPALEGVLASIDFNDKEKLPDKLLLQLLQHFSKIDLRNENLSEPDILGRAYEYLIKQFADDAGKKGGEFYTPSQVVRLIVKLIKPEEGMRICDPTVGSAGMLIQSVDYIKEKGGNPRNLTLHGQEKNLNTWAIAKMNLLLHGLSDHRIEKGDTIREPKLLDENGELLLYDRVIANPPFSLKNWGREEAEADPYGRFRFGLPPKNAGDLAFVQHMIATLNHRGIAGVVMPHGVLFRGGAEGKIRQGILEEDLLEAVIGLPANLFYGTGIPACILILNRNKTPERKGHVLFIDASRDYQEGKNQNVLRDQDIDKIVSAFEKWEDQDKYCRVVSLEEIKENDYNLNIARYVDTTEEEEQIDIAGALRQLRQLEKEREEIEKVMYGYLKELGYGE; from the coding sequence ATGGAAAATACGAAGCAAAAACTGACGTTGCAACAACTAGAGTCTCATTTATGGGAATCTGCCAATATACTACGGGGGTCAATCGATAGCTCCGATTATAAAAACTACATATTCGGTCTGTTGTTTTTAAAACGACTAAATGATGTGTTCGTCGAAACTGCAGAGCGCATCGAGCGCGAAGAAGGGGAAGATTATGGCTGGTATGATCGCGACGAACACCAATTTTTTGTGCCAGAACGGGCACGTTGGTCGTATATCACGTCACTCACGCAAGACATCGGTGCAGCCATCAACAAGGCATTTGAAGAACTAGAAGAAGAAAACCCAGCACTAGAAGGAGTTCTCGCAAGCATTGACTTTAACGACAAAGAAAAATTACCAGATAAACTATTGCTTCAATTGCTTCAACACTTCAGCAAAATCGACTTACGTAATGAAAACCTATCCGAACCGGACATTCTCGGACGCGCTTACGAATACCTCATTAAACAATTCGCTGACGACGCAGGGAAAAAAGGTGGCGAGTTCTATACACCTTCCCAAGTTGTTCGTCTGATCGTCAAACTCATCAAACCAGAAGAAGGTATGCGTATATGCGATCCGACGGTAGGAAGCGCAGGGATGCTCATTCAATCGGTAGACTACATCAAAGAAAAGGGCGGCAACCCTCGCAACCTGACATTGCACGGACAGGAAAAGAACTTAAACACGTGGGCCATCGCGAAAATGAACTTGCTGTTGCACGGTTTAAGCGACCATCGCATTGAAAAAGGCGATACGATCCGCGAACCAAAATTGCTCGATGAAAACGGAGAATTGCTTTTATATGACCGAGTCATCGCTAATCCGCCATTTTCTTTGAAAAACTGGGGGCGTGAAGAAGCCGAAGCTGATCCGTACGGTCGTTTCCGATTCGGTTTACCACCGAAAAACGCGGGTGATTTGGCGTTTGTTCAGCATATGATTGCGACCCTCAATCATCGGGGAATTGCTGGTGTTGTTATGCCGCACGGCGTTTTGTTCCGCGGTGGTGCCGAGGGAAAAATTCGCCAAGGTATTCTTGAAGAAGATTTGTTAGAGGCAGTAATCGGTCTACCAGCTAACTTGTTCTATGGAACGGGTATTCCAGCATGTATCCTTATTCTAAATCGCAACAAAACGCCGGAACGAAAAGGACACGTGCTGTTCATTGACGCATCGCGCGACTATCAAGAAGGAAAGAACCAAAATGTCCTTCGCGATCAGGACATTGATAAGATCGTATCTGCCTTTGAAAAATGGGAGGACCAGGACAAATATTGTCGCGTCGTTTCTCTCGAAGAAATCAAAGAAAATGACTACAACCTAAACATCGCTCGATATGTCGATACTACCGAAGAAGAAGAACAAATCGACATCGCCGGAGCTCTTCGCCAACTCCGTCAGTTGGAAAAGGAACGTGAGGAAATCGAAAAAGTGATGTATGGGTATTTGAAGGAGTTGGGGTATGGTGAGTAG
- a CDS encoding restriction endonuclease subunit S, which produces MSRTKLANEFPKDWEIRKLYEIGSTYSGLTNKNKEDFENGNSKFITYKNIYNNTFIDINELESVRINPGEKQNEVKYGDVFFTGSSETPDEVGISSVLLEDIKNVYLNSFCFGFRFNDINLTIPEFYGYYFRGPIFRREVYPLAQGSTRFNLSKSELIKLKIPIPPVPEQRKIAAILSSVDEAIEKTETIIEQTEKVKKGLMQQLLTKGIGHTKFKKTEIGEIPEEWDIKRLEELSDRIFVGIATSTTEHYCETGIPIIRNQNIKENFLDSNDMMFITEHFDMENRNKKLKPGDILTVRTGYPGTSCVVPDSFEGAQTFTTLVTRPKHSIIDAEFLCRYINSHIGKKYVLGGQVGGAQKNLNVSVMAKLPVPVPPMNEQKKIRDILISFENKILCEKHQLETLENLKKSLMQSLLTGKVRVKVDEDEVMSS; this is translated from the coding sequence GTGAGTAGAACAAAATTAGCCAATGAATTCCCAAAGGATTGGGAGATTAGAAAATTGTATGAAATTGGATCAACTTATAGTGGATTGACAAATAAAAACAAAGAGGATTTTGAAAATGGAAATTCAAAGTTTATAACCTATAAAAACATATATAATAATACATTTATAGATATTAACGAATTAGAAAGTGTAAGAATAAATCCAGGAGAAAAACAAAATGAAGTAAAATATGGTGATGTTTTTTTTACAGGTTCATCTGAAACACCTGATGAAGTAGGAATTAGTTCTGTATTACTTGAAGATATTAAAAATGTTTATCTAAATAGCTTTTGTTTCGGATTTAGATTTAATGATATAAACTTAACTATACCAGAGTTCTACGGGTATTACTTTAGAGGTCCTATTTTTAGAAGAGAGGTATACCCACTAGCCCAAGGATCTACACGATTTAATCTGTCAAAAAGTGAATTGATTAAATTAAAAATACCTATTCCTCCAGTTCCAGAACAACGCAAAATCGCTGCCATCCTTTCCTCTGTCGATGAGGCGATTGAAAAAACAGAAACCATCATCGAGCAAACGGAAAAAGTGAAAAAAGGACTGATGCAGCAACTCCTTACCAAAGGAATCGGACATACGAAATTTAAAAAGACAGAGATTGGTGAGATTCCAGAGGAGTGGGACATAAAAAGGCTCGAAGAACTATCTGACAGAATATTCGTTGGTATCGCTACTTCTACTACGGAACACTATTGTGAAACAGGTATTCCTATTATTAGAAACCAAAACATTAAAGAGAATTTTCTTGATTCTAATGATATGATGTTTATTACTGAACATTTTGATATGGAAAATCGCAACAAAAAACTAAAACCGGGCGATATATTAACGGTCAGAACGGGATACCCAGGTACATCATGTGTAGTTCCTGATAGTTTCGAAGGAGCACAAACATTCACAACACTGGTTACACGTCCGAAACATTCAATCATAGATGCTGAATTTTTATGTAGATATATAAACTCTCATATAGGTAAAAAGTATGTTTTGGGGGGACAAGTTGGAGGAGCCCAAAAAAACCTTAATGTATCTGTTATGGCAAAACTACCTGTACCAGTTCCGCCTATGAATGAACAAAAGAAAATTAGGGATATTTTAATAAGTTTTGAAAACAAAATTTTGTGTGAAAAACATCAACTGGAAACTCTGGAAAATCTCAAAAAATCCCTCATGCAATCCCTCCTCACCGGCAAAGTCCGGGTAAAGGTGGATGAGGACGAGGTGATGTCGTCGTGA